One window from the genome of Actinoplanes teichomyceticus ATCC 31121 encodes:
- a CDS encoding ABC transporter substrate-binding protein → MRMVAVLAVAALLGVSACDAGDDDRPTPSTVEVFTWWAEGGEKAGLDALVSRFGADCPGQRFENGAVAGGAGVNAKQELTRRMTRKDPPDTFQAHAGAELSDYIDAGQVRDLTAYYDAWGLRGVLPAGLVDDLTVRGKIYSIPVNIHRANVVWTNPAVLARAGITATPKDLGAFLGDLAKLKAAGVEAPLAVGRDWTQLMLLEAVLISDLGPARFAGLFTGDTDWSGAAVTRAVADFVRLLSYANSDRDTLDWPQAERLLIDGKSGYQLMGDWAAADLTAKGFPDYGWFTFPGNGATFQWLADSFTLATDAPNVSGTECWLRTVGSAAGQQVFNAAKGSIPARTDVAPAGFAPYQQSAMSDWRSATPVPSCAHGSACAQPWQDALNAALTAYSTRRDARALQADLALAADRFIRR, encoded by the coding sequence ATGCGCATGGTGGCCGTTCTCGCCGTGGCCGCCCTGTTGGGCGTCTCCGCCTGCGACGCCGGTGACGACGACCGGCCCACGCCGAGCACCGTCGAGGTCTTCACCTGGTGGGCCGAGGGCGGTGAGAAGGCCGGGCTGGACGCGTTGGTCAGCCGGTTCGGCGCGGACTGCCCCGGCCAGCGCTTCGAGAACGGCGCGGTGGCCGGCGGCGCCGGGGTGAACGCCAAGCAGGAGCTGACCCGGCGGATGACCCGCAAGGACCCGCCGGACACCTTCCAGGCCCACGCCGGCGCCGAGCTCAGCGACTACATCGACGCCGGCCAGGTGCGGGACCTGACCGCCTACTACGACGCCTGGGGGTTGCGCGGCGTGCTCCCGGCCGGCCTGGTCGACGACCTGACCGTACGCGGCAAGATCTACTCGATCCCGGTCAACATCCACCGCGCCAACGTGGTCTGGACGAACCCGGCCGTGCTGGCCCGCGCCGGGATCACCGCAACGCCGAAGGACCTCGGCGCCTTCCTCGGCGACCTGGCGAAGCTCAAGGCCGCCGGGGTGGAGGCCCCGCTCGCCGTCGGCCGCGACTGGACCCAGCTGATGCTGCTGGAAGCGGTGCTGATCAGCGATCTGGGCCCGGCCCGGTTCGCCGGCCTGTTCACCGGCGACACCGACTGGTCCGGCGCCGCGGTGACCCGGGCGGTCGCCGACTTCGTGCGGCTGCTGAGCTACGCCAACTCCGACCGCGACACCCTCGACTGGCCGCAGGCGGAACGCCTGCTCATCGACGGCAAGTCCGGTTACCAGCTGATGGGCGACTGGGCGGCCGCCGACCTGACGGCGAAGGGCTTCCCGGACTACGGCTGGTTCACCTTCCCCGGCAACGGCGCGACCTTCCAGTGGCTCGCCGACTCGTTCACCCTGGCCACCGACGCGCCGAACGTCTCCGGCACCGAGTGCTGGCTGCGCACCGTCGGCTCGGCGGCCGGCCAGCAGGTCTTCAACGCCGCGAAGGGTTCGATCCCGGCCCGCACCGACGTCGCGCCCGCCGGTTTCGCGCCGTACCAGCAGTCGGCCATGTCCGACTGGAGATCGGCCACGCCGGTGCCGTCCTGCGCGCACGGCTCGGCGTGCGCACAGCCCTGGCAGGACGCGCTGAACGCGGCGCTGACCGCGTACTCCACCCGGCGCGACGCGCGCGCCCTGCAGGCCGACCTGGCCCTGGCCGCCGACCGGTTCATCCGGCGGTAG
- a CDS encoding EAL domain-containing protein: MTLNNAEGPVDISRWVRVCIAVAAVLAVLGVLIGADTGGPQVADDISSWALVVGALVATGACVWRSRLFTGRARWGWATLAAGLLGWGAGEAYCLVRYWPYGLDAPLPSPADLGYVAMLALIPVGLLILPSESQPLANRARSVCDGLLVAASLVLVGWVFVVAPRIQPGDAGTGFYLTLLYPLGDIVIATMIGYMLPRRRSLYRCSADLTFFGLGMAAFLVSDIGYAYLRMVHDYRGGSPIDLGWIIGFGLITVGAARPRDAEPLTSEFSPRLRITGMMLPYAAVVAALFASVLFHVSTGHSSPFVAYTVSLLILLLVGRQMLTLLENRELTRTLEIRVEERTAELYARQQQFHALIRHSSDVITVIGADGVMTYQSESVQRVFGYQPEQFVGRHYADVVAAEVATRLAVAMRQVAARPYGTATVEVVHTHADGRTRPAEVIITNLVDDPHVSGFVLNTRDISDRKELQDQLVHEAYHDSLTQLANRALFRDRADAALRRTTDLTVLHLDLDGFKRVNDSLGHLAGDQLLVQVADRIRACVRTEDVVARFGADEFAVLIEATAGEEAENVARRILDDLDAPIVVGARHIHVRASIGLAQAALLDAAEDGAEQLLRNADLAMHHAKAAGGSVFTSYHARMREGLVERLELENDLRAALENHQLRLHYQPTVDLDTSRVVGFEALVRWPHPTRGMINPLDFIPIAEATGLIVPLGRWVLHEACQQAVQWSDAAGGRPLKMSVNVSVRQFDQPDFAETVAAVLAETGMPADRLCLEMTESVLMTDTEANLEQLVRLKALGLTLAIDDFGTGYSSLAYLRRFPVDTLKIDRSFVERLGVPAGDTALTDTIVRLGKSLGMATVAEGIEEFGQLAALREMGCGFAQGYYFSRPVPAAEAGRLFLEGADIPA, encoded by the coding sequence ATGACTCTCAACAACGCGGAAGGGCCGGTCGACATCAGCCGGTGGGTCCGGGTCTGCATCGCCGTCGCCGCCGTTCTCGCCGTGCTCGGCGTGCTGATCGGGGCCGACACCGGCGGTCCGCAGGTCGCCGACGACATCTCGTCCTGGGCGCTGGTCGTCGGCGCGCTCGTGGCCACCGGCGCGTGCGTGTGGCGCAGCCGGCTCTTCACCGGCCGGGCCCGCTGGGGCTGGGCCACCCTCGCCGCCGGCCTGCTCGGCTGGGGCGCCGGTGAGGCGTACTGCCTGGTCCGGTACTGGCCGTACGGCCTGGACGCGCCCCTGCCGTCGCCGGCCGACCTCGGGTACGTGGCGATGCTGGCGCTCATCCCGGTCGGCCTGCTGATCCTGCCGAGCGAGTCCCAGCCGCTGGCCAACCGGGCCCGCAGCGTCTGCGACGGCCTGCTGGTCGCCGCGTCGCTGGTCCTGGTCGGCTGGGTGTTCGTGGTGGCCCCGCGGATCCAGCCGGGCGACGCCGGGACCGGGTTCTACCTCACCCTGCTCTACCCGCTCGGGGACATCGTGATCGCCACCATGATCGGGTACATGCTGCCCCGGCGACGGTCGCTCTACCGCTGCTCGGCGGACCTGACCTTCTTCGGGCTCGGGATGGCGGCCTTCCTGGTGTCCGACATCGGGTACGCGTACCTGCGCATGGTCCACGACTACCGGGGCGGCAGCCCGATCGACCTGGGCTGGATCATCGGCTTCGGGCTGATCACCGTCGGGGCCGCCCGGCCCCGCGACGCGGAGCCGCTCACCAGCGAGTTCAGCCCTCGGCTGCGGATCACCGGGATGATGCTGCCGTACGCGGCGGTGGTCGCGGCCCTGTTCGCCAGCGTGCTGTTCCACGTCTCCACCGGGCACAGCAGCCCGTTCGTCGCGTACACCGTGTCACTGCTGATCCTGCTGCTGGTCGGCCGGCAGATGCTCACCCTGCTGGAGAACCGCGAGCTGACCCGCACCCTGGAGATCCGGGTCGAGGAGCGCACCGCCGAGCTCTACGCCCGGCAGCAGCAGTTCCACGCGCTGATCCGGCACAGCTCGGACGTGATCACGGTGATCGGCGCCGACGGCGTGATGACGTATCAGAGCGAGTCGGTGCAGCGGGTGTTCGGCTACCAGCCCGAGCAGTTCGTCGGCCGGCACTACGCCGACGTCGTGGCCGCCGAGGTGGCGACGCGGCTGGCCGTGGCGATGCGGCAGGTGGCGGCCCGGCCGTACGGCACGGCCACCGTCGAGGTCGTGCACACCCACGCCGACGGCCGGACGCGCCCCGCCGAGGTGATCATCACGAACCTGGTGGACGACCCGCACGTGTCCGGCTTCGTGCTGAACACCCGGGACATCAGCGACCGCAAGGAGCTGCAGGACCAGCTGGTGCACGAGGCGTACCACGACTCGCTCACCCAGCTCGCCAACCGCGCGCTGTTCCGGGACCGGGCGGATGCCGCGCTGCGGCGTACCACCGACCTGACCGTGCTGCACCTCGACCTGGACGGCTTCAAGCGGGTCAACGACAGCCTCGGGCACCTGGCCGGCGATCAGCTGCTGGTGCAGGTCGCCGATCGGATCCGGGCCTGCGTGCGGACCGAGGACGTGGTCGCCCGGTTCGGCGCCGACGAGTTCGCGGTGCTGATCGAGGCGACCGCCGGCGAGGAGGCGGAGAACGTGGCCCGCCGCATCCTCGACGACCTGGACGCGCCGATCGTGGTGGGCGCGCGGCACATCCACGTACGGGCCAGCATCGGCCTGGCGCAGGCGGCGCTGCTGGACGCGGCCGAGGACGGCGCGGAGCAGCTGCTGCGCAACGCGGACCTGGCCATGCACCACGCCAAGGCGGCCGGTGGCAGCGTCTTCACCAGCTACCACGCGCGGATGCGGGAGGGTCTGGTCGAGCGCCTGGAACTGGAGAACGACCTGCGCGCCGCGCTGGAGAACCACCAGTTGCGCCTGCACTACCAGCCCACCGTCGACCTGGACACCAGCCGGGTCGTCGGCTTCGAGGCGCTGGTCCGCTGGCCGCACCCGACCCGCGGCATGATCAACCCGCTGGACTTCATCCCGATCGCCGAGGCCACCGGCCTGATCGTGCCGCTCGGCCGCTGGGTCCTGCACGAGGCGTGCCAGCAGGCGGTCCAGTGGAGCGACGCGGCCGGCGGCCGCCCGCTGAAGATGTCGGTCAACGTGTCGGTCCGCCAGTTCGACCAGCCGGACTTCGCCGAGACGGTGGCCGCCGTGCTGGCCGAGACCGGTATGCCGGCCGACCGGCTGTGCCTGGAGATGACCGAGTCGGTGCTGATGACCGACACCGAGGCCAACCTGGAGCAGCTGGTCCGGCTCAAGGCCCTCGGCCTGACCCTGGCCATCGACGACTTCGGCACCGGGTACTCCTCGCTGGCCTACCTGCGCCGCTTCCCGGTCGACACCCTCAAGATCGACCGCTCGTTCGTCGAGCGCCTCGGCGTGCCGGCCGGCGACACCGCCCTCACCGACACGATCGTCCGCCTGGGCAAGAGCCTGGGCATGGCCACCGTCGCCGAGGGGATCGAGGAGTTCGGTCAGCTCGCGGCGCTGCGCGAGATGGGCTGCGGGTTCGCCCAGGGGTACTACTTCTCGCGCCCGGTGCCGGCCGCCGAGGCCGGGCGGCTCTTCCTGGAGGGGGCCGACATCCCGGCCTGA
- a CDS encoding DNA polymerase domain-containing protein, with amino-acid sequence MAEDRGVQSEQGRRRAQPQDERDGVPLTNLDQEIFPGAGATKRDLIDYLDAMADRLVPVLRDRPLSVIRVLRGQDRFMQKNLPKYTPEWVPRTAVWAEASHREVTYALGNDRRTLLWFGNQRAVEYHPALARTDAPHRQTHLIMDLDPPEGGGFRAAVAAARLVRAALAGAGMSGAVKTSGSKGVHVFVPLAGDPAPEDVAAAQRAVAARAERLDPALATTAFIREDRHGRVFLDATRAGGATVAAAYSPRIRPGLPVSFPIAWEELDDVSPDDFTIGNVPDLLDGADPWAAAMPASQTLDAGLVAEGHTIPVARVQAMHEGKRRARARREAAG; translated from the coding sequence ATGGCCGAGGACCGTGGGGTGCAATCGGAACAGGGCCGGCGCCGGGCGCAGCCGCAGGACGAGCGCGACGGTGTGCCGCTGACCAATCTGGATCAGGAGATCTTCCCGGGCGCCGGGGCGACGAAGCGGGACCTGATCGACTACCTGGACGCGATGGCCGACCGGCTCGTCCCGGTGCTGCGGGACCGGCCGCTGTCGGTGATCCGGGTGCTCCGCGGCCAGGACCGGTTCATGCAGAAGAACCTGCCGAAATACACCCCGGAGTGGGTGCCGCGCACCGCGGTCTGGGCGGAGGCGTCGCACCGCGAGGTGACCTACGCGCTCGGCAACGACCGGCGCACCCTGCTGTGGTTCGGCAACCAGCGGGCCGTCGAGTACCACCCGGCGCTGGCCCGGACCGACGCGCCGCACCGGCAGACCCACCTGATCATGGATCTGGATCCCCCGGAGGGCGGCGGCTTCCGGGCCGCCGTGGCGGCGGCCCGGCTCGTCCGGGCCGCGCTGGCCGGGGCCGGGATGAGCGGCGCGGTGAAGACCAGCGGATCCAAGGGCGTGCACGTCTTCGTCCCGCTCGCCGGCGATCCGGCGCCGGAGGACGTGGCGGCCGCCCAGCGCGCCGTCGCGGCACGCGCCGAGCGACTCGACCCGGCGCTGGCCACCACCGCGTTCATCCGCGAGGACCGGCACGGCCGGGTGTTCCTGGACGCCACCCGGGCCGGCGGGGCGACGGTCGCGGCCGCGTACAGCCCGCGGATCCGGCCCGGTCTGCCGGTGTCGTTCCCGATCGCCTGGGAGGAGCTGGACGACGTGTCGCCGGACGACTTCACCATCGGCAACGTGCCGGACCTGCTGGACGGCGCGGACCCGTGGGCCGCCGCGATGCCGGCGTCGCAGACGCTCGACGCCGGGCTGGTGGCCGAGGGGCACACCATTCCGGTGGCCCGCGTGCAGGCCATGCACGAGGGGAAACGCCGGGCCAGAGCGCGCCGGGAGGCCGCCGGGTAG
- a CDS encoding TIGR03618 family F420-dependent PPOX class oxidoreductase, which produces MTTLEDAWELSRDETGLAVVSTVRADRTVQSTLVNTALIDHPGDASRVLAFVTYGRVKLRNLRQRPDLAVTFRSGWRYATVEGRAQLAGPDDPQPWLDPERLRVLLREIFTAAGGVHDDWAAYDRAMAQERRAAVLVTPTRLYP; this is translated from the coding sequence GTGACCACACTCGAGGATGCCTGGGAGCTGAGCCGGGACGAGACCGGGCTGGCCGTCGTGTCCACCGTCCGGGCCGACCGGACGGTGCAGTCCACACTGGTCAACACCGCGCTGATCGACCATCCGGGGGACGCCTCGCGGGTGCTGGCCTTCGTCACGTACGGCCGGGTCAAGCTGCGCAACCTGCGGCAGCGACCGGATCTGGCGGTGACCTTCCGCAGCGGCTGGCGCTACGCGACCGTGGAGGGGCGCGCCCAGCTGGCCGGCCCGGACGACCCGCAGCCCTGGCTCGACCCGGAGCGCCTGCGCGTGCTGCTCCGCGAGATCTTCACCGCGGCCGGTGGCGTCCACGACGACTGGGCGGCCTACGACCGGGCGATGGCGCAGGAGCGCCGGGCCGCCGTCCTGGTCACCCCGACCCGCCTGTACCCGTAG